In a single window of the Methanofollis ethanolicus genome:
- a CDS encoding CPBP family intramembrane glutamic endopeptidase, translating into MMDRSTFHPFLILLALLAGALALVVGLSSDPQGDIGLFFSTGAEAAPIFLIALLAFLSFDRPRLRPVVAALAVMFVLALALVSWFFCLAPWMSLLEVEEPPFEMVLALFEGLLLSLLAAAVSMIGFFRRFRLFLAQYIPIDPDNFVHTVALVMITALMIIPPIPLLVIGHPPLVDLIANPEFAIAPMSPADAAKTDAYGLFWTILGAFIAVGLFVKRSLPEAMDRLGLVMPTLRSVAFALGVGVALVLVFSVVDHAIAAVWNYFGWYVTDADYTEALFASYLTPCAALVAAVVAGVGEELAIRGVLQPRFGIAFSVLVFAALHAYQYAWDGLLSVLLAGLVFAYLRVRTNTTVCAITHATYDFILFSLIILGIGGV; encoded by the coding sequence ATGATGGACAGATCCACCTTCCACCCATTTTTGATCCTGCTTGCCCTCCTTGCCGGAGCGCTTGCCCTCGTCGTTGGTCTCTCCAGCGACCCGCAGGGCGACATCGGCCTCTTCTTCTCGACAGGGGCCGAGGCGGCACCGATCTTTCTGATCGCCCTCCTTGCTTTCCTCTCTTTCGACCGCCCGCGCCTGCGCCCTGTCGTTGCGGCCCTTGCGGTCATGTTCGTCCTGGCGCTTGCGCTTGTCTCCTGGTTCTTCTGCCTGGCGCCCTGGATGTCCCTGCTTGAGGTCGAAGAACCGCCTTTCGAGATGGTCCTCGCCCTCTTCGAGGGTCTGCTCCTCTCCCTGCTTGCGGCCGCAGTCAGCATGATCGGTTTTTTCAGACGGTTCCGTCTCTTCCTTGCGCAGTATATCCCGATCGATCCTGACAACTTCGTCCACACAGTGGCCCTGGTGATGATCACCGCCCTCATGATCATCCCGCCCATCCCCCTCCTGGTCATCGGCCACCCGCCCCTCGTCGACCTGATAGCCAATCCCGAGTTCGCTATCGCGCCGATGTCCCCGGCAGATGCGGCGAAGACTGATGCATATGGTCTTTTCTGGACCATTCTCGGGGCTTTCATCGCCGTCGGTCTCTTCGTGAAACGGTCTCTTCCCGAGGCCATGGACCGCCTCGGTCTCGTGATGCCGACGCTCAGGTCGGTCGCCTTCGCCCTCGGCGTCGGTGTAGCCCTCGTCCTCGTCTTCTCGGTCGTGGACCATGCGATCGCGGCAGTCTGGAATTATTTCGGCTGGTACGTCACCGACGCCGATTATACGGAGGCGCTCTTCGCCTCGTACCTGACGCCCTGTGCCGCCCTCGTTGCGGCTGTCGTCGCGGGCGTGGGCGAAGAACTCGCGATCCGCGGCGTCCTCCAGCCGCGCTTTGGTATCGCGTTCTCGGTCCTCGTCTTCGCCGCCCTCCATGCCTACCAGTACGCGTGGGACGGCCTTCTCTCTGTCCTCCTTGCCGGCCTGGTCTTTGCGTACCTCAGGGTCAGGACGAACACGACCGTCTGCGCTATCACCCATGCCACCTATGACTTCATCCTCTTCTCCCTGATCATTCTCGGGATCGGCGGTGTGTGA